In the genome of Acidobacteriota bacterium, the window ATCGGCTGATCCCCCGTCCGGAGGTCGATGATGCTCAAACGGGCGTGGCCGAGGGCAGCGCGGCCGTCCGGCGAGATGAAGTGGCGCTGTCCGTCGGGGCCGCGGTGGTGAAGCGCCTGCGTCGCGCGCGAGAGTGCGGCGGGGTCGACCGGGGAGTCGTGCGAGAAGATTCCTACGATGCCGCACATGCCGTCACACCTTCAGGAGGCACCAGTCCTTCGTCATCGGGACGGAGCTCATCGGGACGCCCGTCTTGAGGGTGACGAGGACGCAGTCGGAGTGGTTGTAGCCGAAGCCGTTCTCCGGATCGTAGAGCCCCGGCTCGTTGCTGAACATCATCCCCTCCTCGAGCGTGGTGAAATCGCCGAGGGCGAGGTAGGGGGGCTGGTGCCCCTCCATCCCCTGGCCGTGGCCGGGGCGGTGGTAGATGTACTTCTGCATCCCCGCCTTCACCTGGTAGTCGTGGACCGCCTTCGCGACGTGGGAGCACGCGACCCCAGCGGCCGACTGCTCCTGCTGGATGCGGCACGACTCGGTGTGCGCCTCCCACACCTTCTCGCGGTGCGCGTCCCACGGCCCGAGCTGGTACGCGCGGTACAGCTCGCCGCCGTAGCCGCCGACCTGCACGACCCCCGAGACCTGGAGCGAGTCCCCCTTCTTCACCTTGTTGTAGTGGAACTGGTTCGGGTGGGGGTACGCGGTGCCGATGCCGGTGCGAACGCCGATGTCGACCGAGACGCCGACCGCCGTGTGCGGCCGCTCGTCGCGCTTGATGTCGGCCAGGATCAGCCCCGTCCCGTAGGTCATCGTCTCCTGCGCGATCTCGTAGTCGATGAGGTCGGTGCCGCGCGCGAGGATCAGATCGCGGGCGAAGGCGTGGATCCGGTCGAAATAGTTCATCGCGCGCTGCGTCAGCGCGATCTCCTCCGGAGTCTTCACCATCCTCATGTTCATGCAGAGGTCGTCGATCTTCCGCAGCGACGTCTTCGGGCAGACGTCGGCGATCGTCGCCTTCGGCCGCTCGTCGTACGTGGCGTCGTGGCCGACGGTCTTCCCGTCGTAGCCGCGCTTGCGGATTCCCTCCCACATCCAGCGCGTCAGGTCGACCTTGTCTCCCTCGACGACCTTCCCCTCGTTCGGGAACCCGCCCTTCGCGTGCTGGATGTCGAAGTACGACTCGCGGTCCTGGATCCACCACGAGGCGACGAGGTCGCGATCGAGCCCCGGGTGGAACCAGGTGAGATCGAGGCCGTCGGCGGGGATGAGGATCGCGAAGGGGCGTTCGGTGGTCGTGTGGAAGAGGCCGGTGAAGTAGATGATGTTCCAGCGATCGGTGAGAAGCGCCGCGTCGACGCGGGCCTCTTTCAGCTTTGTCTGTAACCGCGCGATGTTCGATTTGTACCAGGCCTGGTCGAGCCGATCGTACGTGGCGGGCGTCGGATGGTCCGGGCGGGGCTTGAGCAGCTTCTCCGACTCACTCGCGCGCGCCGGCTTCGCCGCGACGTTCTTCGACGCGCCCGCCGGCTCGGCCGCCCCCCACGCGGGCAGAACGAGAGCGCTCGACGCCACCGCCGCTCCCAGGAACTCCCTTCGGCTCGACCTTCGCTTCATCGTCATGCGCCGCCTCCTCTTGTTCTTCCCGCGGCCCTGGCGGGCGAAGCGGGCATCGTACACGAACCGGCGCGACGTTGACGAGGCACCGCCCGCCATCGTCTCATGGCGG includes:
- a CDS encoding aminopeptidase P family protein; its protein translation is MTMKRRSSRREFLGAAVASSALVLPAWGAAEPAGASKNVAAKPARASESEKLLKPRPDHPTPATYDRLDQAWYKSNIARLQTKLKEARVDAALLTDRWNIIYFTGLFHTTTERPFAILIPADGLDLTWFHPGLDRDLVASWWIQDRESYFDIQHAKGGFPNEGKVVEGDKVDLTRWMWEGIRKRGYDGKTVGHDATYDERPKATIADVCPKTSLRKIDDLCMNMRMVKTPEEIALTQRAMNYFDRIHAFARDLILARGTDLIDYEIAQETMTYGTGLILADIKRDERPHTAVGVSVDIGVRTGIGTAYPHPNQFHYNKVKKGDSLQVSGVVQVGGYGGELYRAYQLGPWDAHREKVWEAHTESCRIQQEQSAAGVACSHVAKAVHDYQVKAGMQKYIYHRPGHGQGMEGHQPPYLALGDFTTLEEGMMFSNEPGLYDPENGFGYNHSDCVLVTLKTGVPMSSVPMTKDWCLLKV